A region of Gemmatimonadales bacterium DNA encodes the following proteins:
- a CDS encoding dihydrolipoamide acetyltransferase family protein — protein MARIDVIMPQMGESIAEGTLSKWLKKLGDEVKRDEPIFEISTDKVDAEIPAPSAGVLAEIMVKEGQTVPVQTIVARIETDKSAVGAAPVPSAPAPAAAAPAPAAPKAAAPAPAAAPVAAPAVTRSGDTAPPWRAPAPAPSFEGPETAEERLRRKSTPLVRKIAAEHQVDIAAIPGSGFAGRVTKKDILGYLDAGTLEAGTGAPAHGRTEAGAPPRAAGAPVPSVPAGAWEATPWPGDRVEPMSRIRQLTAEHMIFSRRTSAHVTSFYEVDMQRIAKLREAHKKEFEGRGAKLTYLGFIVKTVADQLRKHHVLNAAVQGSNIIYRQQINVGIAVALDWGLIVPVIRNADELSLLGIAKTMADLADRARNKKLKPDEVQGGTFTITNPGVFGSYIGAPIINQPQVAILGVGAIEKRPKVVTTEDGTDLIVPRMTTMLSISYDHRIVDGADADRFMADLKAGLQDFSEGAL, from the coding sequence TCTTCGAGATCAGCACCGACAAGGTGGACGCGGAGATACCCGCGCCCTCGGCGGGCGTGCTGGCGGAGATCATGGTCAAGGAAGGCCAGACCGTTCCGGTGCAGACCATCGTCGCCCGGATCGAGACGGACAAGTCGGCCGTCGGTGCGGCGCCCGTGCCGAGCGCTCCGGCCCCGGCAGCCGCGGCTCCCGCGCCGGCGGCGCCGAAGGCCGCGGCTCCCGCTCCGGCCGCTGCTCCCGTTGCCGCTCCCGCGGTGACCAGGAGTGGCGACACGGCGCCGCCGTGGCGCGCGCCGGCGCCGGCGCCGTCCTTCGAGGGCCCGGAGACCGCGGAGGAACGTCTTCGCCGCAAGTCCACGCCCTTGGTGCGCAAGATCGCGGCCGAGCACCAGGTGGACATAGCCGCGATCCCGGGCAGCGGCTTCGCCGGCCGCGTGACCAAGAAGGACATCCTGGGCTACTTGGACGCGGGCACCTTGGAAGCGGGCACCGGCGCACCGGCGCACGGCCGCACCGAAGCGGGTGCGCCACCCCGTGCGGCTGGTGCGCCCGTGCCCTCGGTGCCCGCTGGGGCGTGGGAGGCGACGCCCTGGCCCGGCGACCGCGTCGAGCCGATGAGCCGCATCCGCCAACTCACCGCCGAGCACATGATCTTCTCGCGGCGCACTTCGGCGCACGTCACCTCGTTCTACGAGGTGGACATGCAGCGCATCGCGAAGCTGCGGGAGGCGCACAAGAAGGAGTTCGAGGGTCGCGGCGCGAAGCTCACCTACCTCGGCTTCATCGTGAAGACGGTGGCGGACCAGCTCCGCAAGCACCACGTCCTCAACGCCGCGGTGCAGGGCAGCAACATCATCTATCGGCAACAGATCAACGTCGGCATCGCGGTGGCGCTCGACTGGGGCCTCATCGTGCCGGTGATCAGGAACGCGGACGAGCTGTCGCTCCTCGGCATCGCCAAGACCATGGCGGACCTCGCCGATCGTGCCCGGAACAAGAAGCTAAAGCCCGATGAGGTGCAGGGCGGTACCTTCACGATCACCAACCCCGGCGTGTTCGGCTCGTACATCGGCGCGCCGATCATCAACCAGCCGCAGGTCGCCATCCTCGGCGTGGGCGCGATCGAGAAGCGGCCCAAGGTCGTGACGACCGAGGACGGCACCGACCTCATCGTGCCCCGGATGACCACGATGCTGTCCATCTCCTACGACCACCGGATCGTGGACGGCGCCGACGCCGACCGCTTCATGGCCGATCTCAAGGCCGGGCTTCAGGACTTCTCCGAGGGCGCGCTCTGA
- a CDS encoding peroxiredoxin, translating into MRAPDSDLPLAVGSSAPDFELDATQGRRVKLSTLLQKGHVALYFYPGNNTPGUNKQLSSVREEQSNYVAKGVQTFGVNPASVESHEKYAEKFKFNFPLVSDPDRKAAAAYHALKPDGKGIARTVYLIGRSGTVLFAQRGAPGADVILSALD; encoded by the coding sequence ATGCGCGCTCCTGACTCGGACCTTCCGCTGGCGGTAGGGAGCAGCGCGCCCGACTTCGAGCTTGACGCCACTCAAGGCCGCCGCGTGAAGCTGAGCACGCTCCTCCAGAAGGGTCACGTTGCGCTCTACTTCTATCCCGGAAACAACACTCCGGGCTGAAACAAGCAGCTCTCCTCCGTGCGCGAGGAGCAGAGCAACTATGTGGCCAAGGGCGTGCAGACGTTCGGGGTGAACCCGGCATCGGTGGAAAGTCACGAGAAGTACGCGGAGAAATTCAAGTTCAACTTCCCGCTGGTCTCCGATCCAGACCGAAAGGCGGCCGCGGCGTACCACGCCCTGAAGCCCGACGGGAAAGGGATCGCCCGCACGGTGTATCTGATCGGCCGGAGCGGTACGGTGTTGTTCGCGCAGCGTGGCGCACCGGGCGCGGACGTGATCCTCTCGGCGCTGGACTAG
- a CDS encoding SDR family NAD(P)-dependent oxidoreductase, translating into MAGDFDFSGRVAVVTGVGRVGQIGHAVAQGFGRAGAKLVVADRNAVEVAARAREFMAQGIEARPAAGDLTEPDVAQWIVEEALQAFGRLDILVNVAGGLTGYGPMLEMDVSVLDREIAVNVKTTYLVSRAAAKVMVGQRRGAIVNFASISAIHAKPSMAAYSAAKAGVAALTRSLALELRDHGVRVNAVAPGVVRTDDNVRTTAEQPPRWVEIDEIVNAVLFLASDLSAGITGHVLPVSHGEL; encoded by the coding sequence ATGGCCGGCGACTTTGACTTCTCGGGCCGAGTGGCGGTCGTGACCGGGGTCGGGCGCGTAGGCCAGATCGGCCATGCGGTCGCCCAGGGCTTCGGCCGCGCGGGCGCCAAGCTTGTCGTCGCCGACCGGAACGCGGTGGAGGTGGCGGCGCGCGCCAGGGAGTTCATGGCCCAGGGCATCGAGGCGCGCCCGGCCGCAGGTGACCTGACGGAGCCGGACGTCGCGCAGTGGATAGTGGAGGAAGCGCTCCAGGCGTTCGGGCGGCTCGACATTCTGGTCAACGTGGCGGGCGGTCTCACCGGCTACGGGCCGATGCTGGAGATGGACGTCAGCGTCCTCGACCGCGAGATCGCCGTGAACGTGAAGACTACGTACCTCGTCTCGCGCGCCGCGGCCAAGGTCATGGTGGGGCAGCGGAGGGGCGCGATCGTCAATTTCGCCTCCATCTCTGCGATCCACGCCAAGCCCTCGATGGCCGCCTATTCCGCCGCCAAAGCGGGCGTCGCCGCGCTCACCCGGAGCCTCGCCCTGGAGCTGCGCGACCATGGCGTCCGCGTCAATGCCGTCGCGCCGGGCGTGGTCCGCACCGACGACAACGTTCGGACCACCGCCGAGCAACCGCCGCGTTGGGTGGAGATCGACGAGATCGTGAACGCGGTGCTGTTCCTCGCCTCGGATCTCTCGGCCGGCATCACCGGCCATGTGCTGCCCGTTTCGCACGGGGAACTCTAG
- a CDS encoding SDR family oxidoreductase, with translation MELRGRNALVTGAGIRLGRAIAFGLMRRGVNVAVHYFHSAHGARSTAVEGEAGGVKIALLEADVSDAVQAEALAGRASEALGGLDIVVNSAAIMERRPLAEVTPADWDRTMDLNLRGAFFVAKGAASVMAEKGGAIVNMADIAAFERWKQYPAHCISKAGIVAMTELLAKTLAPKIRVNAVAPGAVLLPEDWSAGARARVVGSTPLGRLGSPGDVVGAVLFLIEQEYITGETLVVDGGRLLR, from the coding sequence GTGGAGCTGCGCGGCCGTAATGCGCTGGTAACCGGGGCCGGCATCCGGCTCGGGCGCGCCATCGCCTTCGGGTTGATGCGGCGCGGGGTCAACGTCGCGGTCCACTACTTCCATTCAGCGCACGGCGCCCGGTCCACGGCCGTCGAGGGTGAGGCGGGGGGCGTGAAGATCGCGCTGCTCGAAGCCGATGTGTCGGACGCCGTCCAGGCGGAGGCGCTCGCGGGCCGCGCCTCCGAAGCGCTCGGAGGTCTGGACATCGTGGTGAACAGCGCCGCGATCATGGAGCGCCGCCCGCTCGCCGAGGTCACGCCGGCGGATTGGGACCGGACCATGGACTTGAACCTGCGCGGCGCCTTCTTCGTGGCGAAGGGCGCGGCCTCGGTCATGGCGGAGAAGGGCGGCGCCATCGTCAACATGGCCGACATCGCGGCCTTCGAGCGCTGGAAACAGTACCCGGCGCACTGCATCAGCAAGGCCGGCATCGTCGCGATGACGGAGCTGCTGGCGAAGACCCTCGCGCCGAAGATCCGCGTGAACGCCGTAGCGCCGGGCGCCGTGCTCCTGCCGGAAGACTGGAGCGCCGGCGCGCGCGCGCGGGTGGTCGGATCCACCCCGCTGGGCCGGCTGGGCAGTCCGGGCGACGTGGTGGGCGCGGTGCTGTTCCTGATCGAGCAGGAGTACATCACCGGGGAGACGCTCGTCGTGGACGGCGGGCGGTTGCTGAGATGA
- the trxB gene encoding thioredoxin-disulfide reductase gives MKNYDLIIVGAGPAGLCAALYAGRSMLKSVVIERGAPGGELLNTELIEDYPGFESIKGFELSEKMAAHALKFGTEMVTDTVASVEKRDDGTFLVTTENGENFEAPAVILTAGGTPTKLGVPGEAEYAGKGVSYCAVCDGHFFRGEVLAVVGGGDAACEEAEFLTRYASKVFIIHRRNAFRASPIIQKRVFENPKIEVVWDTVVEHIEGDGKAVKHLAVRNAVSGATSQLPVGGVFVFIGFQPNTGVVKGHFKHDAAGYIVTDEVMMSSIPGLFAAGDLRAQLTRQITTAVGDATTAVIAASKYLAALKDREAAKTAQPVGSA, from the coding sequence ATGAAGAACTACGACCTGATCATCGTCGGCGCCGGACCGGCCGGCCTTTGCGCGGCGCTCTACGCGGGCCGCTCCATGCTGAAGAGCGTGGTGATCGAGCGCGGCGCCCCGGGGGGGGAGCTCCTGAACACCGAGCTCATCGAGGACTATCCGGGCTTCGAGTCCATCAAGGGTTTCGAGCTGTCGGAGAAGATGGCGGCGCATGCGCTCAAGTTCGGCACCGAGATGGTGACGGACACGGTGGCGAGCGTCGAGAAGCGCGACGACGGCACGTTCCTGGTCACGACAGAAAACGGTGAAAATTTCGAGGCGCCGGCCGTGATCCTCACCGCGGGCGGCACCCCCACCAAACTCGGCGTTCCGGGCGAGGCGGAATACGCGGGCAAGGGCGTGTCGTACTGCGCCGTGTGCGACGGGCACTTCTTTCGCGGCGAGGTGCTCGCGGTCGTCGGCGGCGGCGACGCGGCGTGCGAGGAGGCCGAGTTCCTGACCCGGTACGCGTCCAAGGTCTTCATCATCCATCGCCGGAACGCTTTTCGCGCCTCGCCCATCATCCAGAAGCGCGTCTTCGAGAATCCGAAGATCGAGGTGGTCTGGGACACGGTCGTCGAGCACATCGAGGGCGACGGGAAGGCCGTCAAGCACCTCGCGGTCAGGAACGCCGTCAGCGGCGCGACGTCGCAGCTGCCGGTCGGCGGCGTGTTCGTCTTCATCGGCTTCCAGCCCAACACAGGCGTCGTGAAGGGGCACTTCAAGCATGATGCCGCGGGTTACATCGTCACGGACGAGGTGATGATGAGCTCGATCCCGGGCCTCTTCGCGGCGGGCGACCTGCGGGCGCAGCTCACTCGGCAAATCACGACGGCGGTCGGCGACGCCACGACCGCGGTCATCGCCGCGTCCAAGTACCTCGCCGCGCTCAAGGACCGCGAGGCCGCCAAGACGGCTCAGCCGGTTGGCAGCGCCTAG
- a CDS encoding MBL fold metallo-hydrolase, with translation MAAPRVVTLTNGAFAENCYLVADPERGEAVIIDPGEEAGLFLARARHERWTLRAVWLTHAHLDHVAGVAEVKAATGVPVHLHPADRRLYDSLPVQAQMFGLSADAPPPPDADLAEGQTVSVGGLAFAVLHTPGHTPGGVTFVGYGSAFAGDALFAGSIGRTDLPGGDTATLLASIREKLFALPDETVVYSGHGPETTIGEEKRSNPFVKLVPGINACLKCGAEVRPKPWGCKNPCANCGFVYPLGDCSD, from the coding sequence TTGGCAGCGCCTAGGGTCGTCACGCTCACCAACGGCGCCTTCGCCGAGAACTGCTACCTGGTCGCCGACCCGGAGCGCGGGGAGGCGGTCATCATCGATCCCGGCGAGGAAGCGGGCCTCTTCCTCGCCCGCGCGCGCCACGAGCGCTGGACGCTGCGCGCCGTCTGGCTGACGCACGCGCACCTCGACCACGTGGCAGGGGTGGCGGAGGTCAAGGCCGCGACGGGTGTCCCGGTGCACCTTCACCCTGCCGACCGGCGCCTCTACGATTCGCTCCCGGTACAGGCACAGATGTTCGGCCTCTCCGCTGACGCGCCCCCTCCCCCCGACGCGGACCTGGCCGAGGGCCAGACCGTGAGCGTGGGCGGCCTGGCGTTCGCGGTGCTGCACACTCCCGGCCACACCCCGGGCGGAGTGACCTTCGTCGGCTACGGATCGGCTTTCGCGGGAGACGCGCTATTCGCCGGATCGATCGGCCGCACCGATCTGCCCGGCGGCGACACCGCCACGCTGCTCGCCAGCATCCGGGAAAAGCTCTTCGCCCTGCCGGATGAGACCGTCGTGTATTCCGGCCATGGCCCCGAAACGACGATCGGGGAGGAGAAGCGGTCCAACCCATTCGTGAAGCTGGTGCCCGGGATCAACGCGTGCCTCAAGTGCGGCGCCGAGGTCCGCCCGAAGCCGTGGGGGTGCAAGAACCCGTGCGCCAACTGTGGGTTCGTGTATCCGCTGGGGGACTGTTCCGATTAA
- a CDS encoding c-type cytochrome: MAVLALGAILVVRAPAQQSCPAPRPSQWSAVRDTLWPLIVHRDGDATWAHLEPAALPGQSATWCNPLAADASARSAGPLLYAQYCASCHGDEGRGNGPGAAVADPPPYDFTRPEFAGMREPPGPAVLYAMVTRGIDGTTMRAHREVLSGWERLAVIAYIMEMPGRAAAQNSRAWADTLRARRDRH; the protein is encoded by the coding sequence GTGGCCGTTCTTGCCCTCGGAGCGATCCTCGTAGTCCGCGCCCCCGCCCAGCAATCGTGCCCGGCACCGCGCCCTTCGCAGTGGTCCGCTGTCCGCGACACTCTCTGGCCGCTCATCGTTCATCGCGACGGCGACGCTACGTGGGCGCACCTCGAGCCGGCGGCGCTGCCCGGCCAGAGCGCGACGTGGTGCAACCCGCTCGCGGCCGACGCGAGCGCCCGGTCAGCCGGGCCCTTGCTCTACGCGCAGTATTGCGCCAGCTGTCACGGCGACGAGGGCCGGGGCAACGGACCCGGTGCCGCGGTCGCCGACCCGCCGCCGTATGACTTCACCAGGCCCGAGTTCGCCGGGATGCGTGAGCCCCCGGGCCCGGCCGTCCTCTACGCGATGGTGACGCGCGGCATCGACGGTACCACGATGCGCGCGCACCGCGAGGTGTTGAGCGGGTGGGAACGGCTCGCGGTGATCGCGTACATCATGGAGATGCCGGGCCGCGCGGCGGCTCAGAACAGTCGCGCGTGGGCGGACACGCTCCGCGCCAGGCGCGATCGCCACTAG
- a CDS encoding cupin domain-containing protein, with the protein MSNQESPMVNFFPDVAARAVFAALKMQKLDCFATPRLRLGLNCFEPGQSQKAHAHEGADKFYLVLSGKATVTVGDETREVGAGDLVFAPEGVPHGVPAAHERTVMLIGITRS; encoded by the coding sequence GTGTCCAACCAGGAATCGCCCATGGTGAACTTCTTTCCCGATGTCGCGGCCCGGGCGGTATTCGCCGCCCTGAAGATGCAGAAGCTGGACTGCTTCGCGACCCCGCGACTGCGGCTCGGCCTGAACTGCTTCGAGCCGGGCCAATCGCAGAAGGCCCACGCTCACGAGGGCGCGGACAAATTCTATCTGGTGTTGAGCGGGAAGGCCACCGTGACGGTCGGCGACGAAACGCGCGAAGTGGGGGCCGGCGATCTGGTCTTCGCGCCGGAGGGCGTTCCGCATGGTGTGCCGGCCGCGCACGAGCGCACGGTCATGCTCATCGGCATCACCCGAAGCTAG
- a CDS encoding aspartate ammonia-lyase — MTDTRIERDPLGELEVPASALYGVQTERARRNFPISGLKPLPAFVDAVILIKKAAALTHRETGRLDARLADAIARAADEVLGGQHRDQFVVDVYQAGAGTSHNMNCNEVLANRANELLGRKRGEYQPIHPNDHVNMAQSTNDVIPTAIRLGALSRLAGLLGALDRLADAFAEKGRAFDHIMKSGRTHLQDATPIRLGQEFAAYTGTIRRGRARIERSADDLRDLGIGGTAVGTGLNAEPQYPTLMVKHLKALTGLELRAGADRVQLMQSLGDVAAFSGALRAYAIDLNKIANDLRLLASGPRTGFAEILLPAVQPGSSIMPGKVNPSIAEMVNQVCYQVMGNDQTVALAAEAGQLELNVMMPVIAHNLIFAMEILTSASAVLNERCVAGIQADEAACAHWLERSPAIVTALAPKIGYAEAAKLAKEAVAKNVTVRQLVEEKGILKGKELEDILDYRKMTELGVPGEGQSSAG; from the coding sequence ATGACCGATACGCGCATCGAGCGCGATCCTCTGGGCGAACTGGAGGTGCCGGCCTCGGCCCTCTACGGAGTCCAGACGGAGCGCGCCCGCCGCAATTTCCCCATCTCCGGCCTGAAGCCGCTGCCCGCCTTCGTGGACGCCGTCATCCTGATCAAGAAGGCCGCGGCGCTGACCCACCGCGAGACGGGCCGGCTCGACGCGAGGCTCGCCGATGCCATCGCCCGCGCCGCCGACGAGGTGCTGGGCGGGCAGCACCGCGACCAGTTCGTGGTGGACGTATATCAGGCCGGCGCCGGCACCTCGCACAATATGAACTGCAACGAAGTGCTGGCCAACCGCGCCAACGAGCTCCTCGGCCGGAAGCGCGGCGAATACCAGCCGATCCACCCCAACGATCACGTCAACATGGCCCAAAGCACCAATGATGTGATCCCCACCGCCATCCGCCTGGGCGCGCTGTCGCGACTGGCGGGTCTGCTCGGGGCGCTTGACCGTCTCGCTGACGCGTTCGCCGAGAAAGGCAGAGCGTTCGACCACATCATGAAGTCGGGCCGTACCCATCTTCAGGACGCGACCCCGATCCGCCTCGGCCAGGAGTTCGCGGCGTACACCGGCACCATCCGCCGCGGCCGCGCCCGCATCGAGCGGTCGGCGGACGATCTGCGCGACCTCGGCATCGGCGGCACGGCCGTCGGCACCGGTCTCAACGCGGAGCCGCAGTACCCGACCCTGATGGTGAAGCACCTCAAGGCGCTCACCGGCCTCGAGCTCCGTGCCGGCGCGGACCGCGTCCAGCTGATGCAGTCGCTCGGCGACGTGGCCGCCTTCTCGGGAGCGCTGCGCGCCTATGCCATAGATCTCAACAAGATCGCGAACGACCTGCGCCTGCTCGCCTCCGGCCCACGCACCGGCTTCGCGGAGATCCTCCTGCCCGCGGTGCAGCCGGGCTCGAGCATCATGCCCGGCAAGGTGAACCCCAGCATCGCCGAGATGGTGAACCAGGTCTGCTATCAGGTGATGGGGAACGACCAGACAGTGGCGCTCGCGGCGGAGGCCGGCCAGCTGGAGCTGAACGTCATGATGCCGGTCATCGCGCACAACCTGATCTTCGCGATGGAGATCCTGACCAGCGCCTCGGCGGTGCTGAACGAGCGGTGCGTGGCCGGCATCCAAGCCGACGAGGCTGCCTGCGCGCACTGGCTCGAGCGGAGCCCCGCGATCGTCACGGCGCTGGCCCCGAAGATCGGCTACGCCGAGGCCGCGAAGCTCGCCAAGGAAGCGGTGGCGAAGAACGTCACGGTCCGCCAGCTAGTCGAGGAGAAGGGGATCCTCAAAGGCAAGGAGCTGGAAGACATCCTCGACTACCGGAAGATGACCGAGCTGGGGGTCCCTGGAGAGGGTCAGAGCTCCGCCGGCTGA
- a CDS encoding substrate-binding domain-containing protein: MPSIGSAQAPSRGVVLLATTTSLYDTGLLDSLGPAFERATGYHLRVVAVGSGQALRMGERGDADVLLVHSPASEEAFVRAGNAVRRFVVASNYFTIVGPADDPASVRDAPTAAEAMRRMAAARAVLVSRGDSSGTHQRELLLWREAGGRPAWPGYLESGQGMSMTLLIADERRGYTLTDRATYGSLRSRVSLVPMREREPALLNVYHVIEVNPAGRPRVNAAGARAFADWMVSERVQDLLGRFGESRFGEPLFVPARGREPQP, translated from the coding sequence GTGCCCTCAATTGGCTCGGCGCAGGCGCCTTCCCGCGGCGTCGTGCTGCTGGCCACGACGACCTCGCTGTACGACACCGGCCTGCTCGATTCCCTGGGGCCGGCCTTCGAGCGCGCGACCGGCTATCACTTGCGGGTGGTCGCGGTGGGCTCGGGGCAGGCCCTGCGGATGGGGGAGCGCGGCGACGCGGACGTGCTGCTGGTACACTCGCCCGCCTCGGAAGAAGCGTTCGTTCGCGCCGGGAACGCGGTACGGCGCTTCGTTGTGGCGTCAAACTACTTCACGATCGTCGGGCCGGCGGACGATCCTGCCTCAGTCCGCGACGCACCGACCGCCGCCGAGGCGATGCGGCGGATGGCCGCGGCACGCGCCGTGTTGGTGTCGCGCGGTGATTCGTCAGGCACTCATCAGCGGGAACTTCTGCTCTGGCGGGAGGCCGGGGGCCGGCCCGCCTGGCCGGGCTACCTGGAGAGCGGACAGGGAATGTCGATGACGCTGCTGATCGCCGACGAGCGGCGCGGGTACACGCTCACCGACCGGGCGACGTACGGCAGCCTTCGCTCCCGGGTGAGCCTTGTACCGATGCGCGAGCGCGAGCCGGCATTACTCAATGTCTACCACGTGATAGAGGTGAACCCGGCGGGACGCCCGCGGGTGAATGCGGCGGGGGCGCGCGCCTTCGCGGATTGGATGGTCTCGGAGCGGGTGCAGGATCTCCTCGGCCGGTTCGGCGAATCCAGGTTCGGAGAGCCCCTCTTCGTGCCCGCCCGTGGACGCGAGCCTCAGCCCTGA
- a CDS encoding Rrf2 family transcriptional regulator: MRVTTWAEYGLMVTIHLARRAGEGPVPAREMAEKEQLPADYVEQILLRLRRAGLVNSVRGARGGYMLARPAAEVSVKDVLDASEHGTFEVNCERHQVGVARCAPDASCSIRPVWQLLHRRIDEVLDAIHLSDLMLDESEVRVAIGLEEAAVPV; encoded by the coding sequence ATGCGCGTGACAACCTGGGCCGAATACGGCCTGATGGTGACGATCCATCTGGCACGGCGGGCCGGCGAGGGCCCGGTCCCGGCCCGCGAGATGGCGGAGAAGGAACAGCTCCCGGCCGATTACGTCGAGCAGATCCTGCTGCGACTTCGGCGGGCCGGACTCGTGAACTCGGTGCGAGGCGCCCGCGGCGGCTACATGCTTGCCCGTCCGGCCGCCGAGGTCTCGGTAAAGGACGTCCTCGACGCCTCCGAGCACGGAACCTTCGAGGTCAACTGCGAGCGCCATCAGGTGGGCGTCGCGCGTTGCGCTCCGGATGCCTCGTGCTCCATCAGGCCGGTCTGGCAACTGCTCCATCGGAGGATCGACGAGGTGCTCGATGCGATCCACCTGTCGGACCTGATGCTGGATGAGTCCGAGGTCCGGGTGGCGATCGGTCTCGAGGAAGCGGCCGTCCCGGTCTGA
- the moeB gene encoding molybdopterin-synthase adenylyltransferase MoeB translates to MTGSRTAAAGSPALTTEELARYARHLVLPQVGIDGQRQLKAARVLLIGMGGLGSPAGLYLAAAGVGTLGLVDFDVVEHSNLQRQVVHGTADVGRSKVASAAARLADVNPNVSIEPHETRLASGNALGILAEYDVIVDGSDNFPTRYLVNDACVLLGKPDVYGSIYRFEGQVSVFWGERGPCYRCLYRDPPTPELVPSCAEGGVLGVLPGIIGSLQAMEAIKLLLGAGDTLVGRLVLLDALKMGFRELTLDKDPGCPACGEHPTIDHLIDYEAFCGVAPPAREGADAMEVTARELKDELERGKRVVLVDVREQYEWEICHIDGSTLIPLGELQDRTAELDPDADIVTICHQGSRARQAAFFLRAEGKKGVRTLTGGVDAWAMDVDRGMAKY, encoded by the coding sequence GTGACCGGATCGCGAACGGCGGCGGCGGGGTCCCCGGCGCTGACAACCGAAGAACTGGCGCGATACGCGCGCCACCTGGTGCTGCCGCAGGTCGGTATTGACGGCCAGCGGCAGCTCAAGGCGGCGCGCGTTCTGCTGATCGGAATGGGTGGCCTGGGCTCTCCGGCCGGCCTCTACCTCGCGGCTGCGGGCGTCGGCACGCTCGGCCTGGTGGATTTCGACGTCGTCGAGCACTCGAATCTCCAGCGCCAGGTGGTCCACGGCACGGCGGACGTAGGACGCTCGAAGGTCGCTTCCGCCGCTGCGCGCCTCGCGGACGTCAATCCCAACGTCTCCATCGAGCCGCACGAGACGCGGCTCGCCAGCGGCAACGCGCTCGGGATCCTTGCCGAGTACGACGTGATAGTGGACGGGAGCGACAACTTCCCGACGCGTTATCTGGTGAACGATGCGTGTGTCCTGCTCGGCAAGCCCGACGTTTACGGGAGCATCTACCGATTCGAGGGGCAGGTTTCGGTTTTCTGGGGCGAGCGCGGGCCGTGTTACCGCTGCCTCTACCGCGACCCGCCTACTCCCGAGCTGGTGCCGTCGTGCGCGGAGGGCGGCGTACTCGGCGTGCTGCCTGGGATCATCGGGTCGCTTCAGGCCATGGAGGCGATCAAGCTGCTGCTCGGCGCGGGCGATACGCTGGTCGGACGGCTCGTGCTGCTCGATGCCCTGAAGATGGGCTTTCGAGAGTTGACGCTGGACAAGGATCCCGGGTGCCCCGCGTGCGGCGAGCATCCCACGATCGACCACCTGATCGACTACGAGGCGTTCTGCGGTGTGGCGCCGCCGGCGCGGGAGGGAGCCGACGCCATGGAAGTGACGGCCCGCGAGCTGAAGGACGAGCTGGAGCGTGGCAAGCGCGTCGTGCTCGTCGATGTGCGCGAACAGTACGAGTGGGAGATCTGCCACATCGATGGGAGCACCTTGATTCCGCTCGGCGAGCTGCAGGACCGGACCGCCGAGCTCGATCCGGATGCCGACATCGTGACGATCTGCCACCAGGGGTCCCGCGCGCGACAGGCTGCGTTCTTCCTGCGGGCCGAAGGAAAGAAGGGAGTGCGCACCCTGACCGGTGGGGTGGATGCGTGGGCGATGGACGTCGATCGGGGGATGGCGAAGTACTGA
- the smpB gene encoding SsrA-binding protein SmpB, whose product MASILQPPSTARPPRAARPIRAIARNPRARHDYEILDKWEAGLVLSGTEVKALRAGRATLVGAFARVKRGEVWLEGLHIPPYDAGNIHNHDPLRTRKLLMHRKEIRRLIGAVEQKGFALVPLELYFKGPNAKVVVALGRGKKDHDRREDIKKRDAEREMARVARRR is encoded by the coding sequence GTGGCCTCGATTCTCCAGCCCCCATCAACCGCCCGTCCTCCCCGGGCCGCCCGCCCGATTCGGGCCATTGCCCGGAATCCGCGCGCGCGTCACGACTACGAGATCCTCGACAAGTGGGAAGCGGGGCTGGTGCTCTCCGGCACCGAGGTGAAGGCGCTCCGGGCCGGGCGCGCGACCCTGGTGGGCGCCTTCGCGCGGGTGAAGCGCGGTGAGGTATGGCTCGAGGGCCTGCACATCCCGCCGTACGATGCGGGCAACATCCACAACCACGATCCGCTCCGCACCCGCAAGCTGCTCATGCATCGCAAGGAGATCCGGCGCCTGATCGGGGCGGTGGAACAGAAGGGATTCGCGCTGGTCCCGCTGGAGCTCTACTTCAAGGGGCCTAACGCGAAGGTGGTGGTCGCGCTGGGGAGGGGCAAGAAGGACCACGACCGTCGTGAGGACATCAAGAAGCGCGACGCGGAGCGTGAGATGGCGCGGGTGGCGAGGCGGCGGTGA